One genomic window of Ziziphus jujuba cultivar Dongzao chromosome 4, ASM3175591v1 includes the following:
- the LOC107415546 gene encoding myb-related protein 306, with translation MGRPPCCDKEGVKKGPWTPEEDIILVSYIQEHGPGNWRTVPTNTGLLRCSKSCRLRWTNYLRPGIKRGNFTDQEEKMIIHLQALLGNRWAAIASYLPQRTDNDIKNYWNTYLKKKLNKLETGLSAAHSREGFSSTTSQSMSRGQWERRLQTDIHMAKQALSEALSPDKPPTTLSDFESSNSPVSCNKPPQGSSSYASSTENIARLLKGWMRNPAKPARKSSATATATTTQNNSLRKICAGNESASSEGTQSAANYNSGMEMCEAALESLFGFESFESSNSDLSGSVSPDASLFQDESKPDTPNVDQLPLSLLEKWLFDESAISTTQGKEQQLISNYNDMTLVQNADFFSS, from the exons aTGGGTCGGCCTCCTTGTTGTGATAAAGAGGGCGTCAAGAAAGGACCATGGACTCCTGAAGAAGACATCATTTTAGTCTCCTACATTCAAGAGCATGGTCCTGGAAATTGGAGGACTGTTCCTACCAATACAG gaTTGCTCAGATGTAGTAAAAGTTGCAGGCTTCGTTGGACTAATTACCTTAGGCCTGGGATTAAACGTGGTAATTTTACTGACCAGGAGGAGAAGATGATCATCcaccttcaagctcttcttGGCAATAG ATGGGCTGCAATAGCTTCATACCTCCCACAGAGAACAGACAACGACATTAAAAACTACTGGAACACATACTTGAAGAAGAAGCTCAATAAGCTTGAAACAGGTTTATCAGCAGCTCATTCTAGAGAAGGGTTTTCATCAACAACTTCACAATCCATGTCCAGAGGTCAATGGGAAAGGAGGCTTCAGACGGACATTCACATGGCTAAGCAAGCTCTGTCTGAAGCTCTGTCCCCTGACAAACCCCCAACCACTTTATCTGACTTTGAATCCTCTAATTCACCCGTTTCTTGCAATAAACCACCACAAGGATCTTCAAGCTACGCATCAAGCACAGAGAACATAGCTCGGTTGCTCAAAGGTTGGATGAGAAATCCAGCTAAACCAGCAAGAAAAAGCTCAGCCACAGCCACAGCCACTACTACTCAGAACAATTCCTTGAGAAAAATTTGTGCAGGGAATGAATCTGCATCCAGTGAAGGGACACAAAGTGCAGCAAATTACAACAGTGGGATGGAAATGTGTGAGGCTGCTTTGGAATCCTTGTTTGGGTTCGAGTCCTTTGAGTCTTCCAATTCGGATTTGTCTGGGTCTGTGTCCCCTGATGCTAGCTTATTCCAAGATGAGAGCAAGCCTGATACTCCAAACGTTGATCAATTGCCTCTTTCATTGCTGGAGAAGTGGCTGTTTGATGAAAGCGCTATTAGTACTACTCAAGGGAAAGAACAACAACTCATTAGCAATTATAATGATATGACACTAGTCCAAAATGCTGACTTTTTTTCTAGCTAG